From one Lineus longissimus chromosome 3, tnLinLong1.2, whole genome shotgun sequence genomic stretch:
- the LOC135484656 gene encoding uncharacterized protein LOC135484656 translates to MFATHGVPRQLDSDNGPPFTSEAFRQFAEEEGFDHHKVTPLHARANGEAESFMKMLNKIEQICHLQNLSGADREQAIQNMLVAYRSTPHIWIGVSPYQAMMNRDVRTKLDYFEPAQPEDDPIAETDRAYKEKIQRQSTNRNTRRHSFVVGDYVLVKQPKRNKWSTAYEPAFYIIFRIDGSSIAARRTPDGKEIYRDSSHFKLANAIVQNNQPDIEYNAIPDADTDGREEMLREMNDSSPDSANSSPNAGENLHDVEPNADTNDSSGTEHETRQPTTSHRSATTSQSSGAENVNQQPTNTTDRRSATPRKLPARERKRPKHLEDYVC, encoded by the coding sequence ATGTTTGCCACACACGGAGTGCCACGGCAGTTAGATTCCGATAATGGACCGCCCTTCACGTCAGAAGCTTTTCGACAATTTGCGGAGGAAGAAGGTTTTGATCACCATAAAGTGACACCACTCCATGCGAGGGCTAATGGCGAGGCAGAGAGTTTCATGAAGATGCTTAACAAGATCGAGCAGATCTGCCATCTACAAAATTTATCGGGAGCAGACAGAGAACAAGCCATACAGAATATGCTGGTAGCATATCGATCCACGCCACATATATGGATCGGTGTGTCACCCTATCAAGCCATGATGAACCGGGACGTCCGCACGAAACTTGACTACTTTGAGCCAGCACAACCTGAAGACGATCCAATAGCGGAGACAGACAGGGCCTACAAGGAGAAAATCCAACGTCAGTCAACTAATCGCAACACGAGAAGACACAGTTTTGTCGTGGGAGATTACGTATTGGTGAAGCAGCCAAAACGTAATAAATGGTCAACGGCATACGAACCTGCATTCTACATTATCTTTAGAATCGATGGATCCAGTATTGCCGCCAGAAGAACGCCCGACGGGAAAGAAATCTACAGAGATTCCAGCCATTTTAAACTAGCCAACGCCATCGTACAGAACAATCAGCCAGACATCGAGTACAACGCAATACCGGATGCTGATACTGATGGGCGAGAGGAGATGTTACGAGAGATGAATGATTCGTCTCCAGATTCCGCTAATTCGTCTCCAAATGCAGGGGAAAACCTCCATGACGTCGAACCAAACGCAGATACGAATGATTCGTCGGGCACTGAACATGAAACGAGACAACCAACGACATCTCATCGCAGTGCCACGACATCTCAATCATCGGGCGCTGAAAACGTCAACCAGCAACCTACGAATACAACTGATCGTCGTAGCGCCACACCGCGGAAACTGCCAGCTCGAGAACGTAAACGACCAAAGCATCTCGAGGACTATGTCTGTTAA